Proteins encoded within one genomic window of Raphanus sativus cultivar WK10039 unplaced genomic scaffold, ASM80110v3 Scaffold0351, whole genome shotgun sequence:
- the LOC130501960 gene encoding uncharacterized protein LOC130501960 — protein MEKTKQQHVDALDQKQLTLVETSFVESVDRRQPPVIDRHQMGGHKPVMERRATKEEIQIGKRSKARKLYVPKHLRREANKVELDGFHKMVKRVPKGMTFEEAYYKYRLGNFFRESRETEQRDRKGHGDIIQQGLPHDLPNAICDTGSAISLMAIDTAEVLGFKMEPSKDSFTFVDNSKAKSAGMIRNVKVEIGECTIPVDFHVVEFKSDNTSSLLFGRVFLATVGAVCDLKKNKMCLTNVDETIFYDTVEKKKSKEFISCIEMFEVPAPTTNAIREPAKPGPASIDIQFSTSADSLTRP, from the exons ATGGAGAAGACCAAACAACAACATGTTGATGCACTAGACCAAAAGCAATTGACTCTAGTTGAAActtctttcgttgagagtgtcgatcgacgacagCCACCTgttatcgatcgacaccaaatGGGCGGACATAAACCTGTCATGGAACGACGGGCAACGAAAGAAGAGATTCAGATTGGCAAGAGGTCGAAAGCTAGGAAACTCTATGTTCCCAAACACCTGAGGAGAGAAGCTAACAAAGTTGAACTTGATGGATTTCACAAGATGGTGAAGAGAGTTCCTAAGGGTATGACTTTTGAGGAGGCCTATTATAAGTACAGACTTGGTAATTTCTTCAGAGAGAGCAGAGAGACGGAGCAGAGAGACAGAAAAGGACATGGAGATATTATTCAACAAGGTCTACC CCACGATTTACCAAACGCCATATGCGATACTGGATCTGCAATCAGCCTCATGGCTATAGATACTGCTGAAGTATTAGGATTTAAGATGGAACCTTCAAAAGATAGTTTCACTTTTGTGGATAACTCCAAAGCAAAATCAGCAGGCATGATTAGGAATGTTAAGGTGGAGATAGGGGAATGCACTATTCCTGTGGACTTTCATGTCGTGGAGTTCAAATCAGACAACACATCTTCCCTTCTTTTTGGAAGAGTCTTCTTGGCTACAGTAGGGGCAGTTTGTGATCTTAAGAAGAATAAGATGTGTCTGACTAATGTTGATGAAACTATCTTCTATGAtactgtggagaagaagaaaagtaaaGAGTTTATTTCATGCATAGAGATGTTTGAAGTTCCAGCGCCTACAACAAATGCAATTCGCGAGCCTGCAAAACCAGGaccagcatcgatcgacattcagTTTTCAACATCGGCCGACAGTCTaacacgaccctag